The genomic region GGCATTTGTAGACACCGAAGTTTTATAAAtttttgtatttatttattatatgacATCTAGGATATTTAGTAATAATTATCAATAATCGTTGTGATAATATCTTAGATATTTTAAAAATCTTTATATTAAGTTGCCCTCTAAGCCAACTACAACTATAAATATAACTATTGGTTTTAGGTTAGGGAGAGCAGATGGATTAAGTCAAATAACTTCGTCTTCCTACTACCATATTGTAGGTAGGATGGAATAAGTAAAAAAAAGGACCACATCATCTTTCTACGAGATTAAGTCGATAACACCCTCGCAACACTATCAAAACCTTAAATCTCTTAGAGATGGAAACAatagagttacggaaattttaactttcaatctttcaataataaCTCTTGTTTTGCGTATTATTTTTGTccctttttatttattattacaggttcaatttttatggtttacaCTCGCCTTAAAATCTCTAACTATGAACTAAAAGGATCATGCAAAAAATTCTTTCGATACTAAACGTTACATTCTCAAACTACTTCTACCTAGAATGCTTTGTAAGAATATAAGAGTTTATAGTTAACTAACTCAGGGTAGTTAGTTACTTAACCATAGTCAATAGTTTGTTGAAAGTTAGTTAGACTCTATGTCGGTCTAACTTTCACTATATAGGAGCACACACACATCTGGGATTCATTCCCATGCTTGAAACTTCATCCTATACAGATTTCAATCTAGTAAAATATGTGACAATATCATTGCTACCTTGTGAAAAATCTGTCAGCTACTTTTGAACACTGTATAGCTGCGCGCCATTAGACTGCCCAAATCTCTCCTGAAGTTCATCCCAAGCATCTTTGGCTGTGTTGTTGAAGATAATAGAGTCTGCAATTGTAGGAGACACAGAACTGAGAATCCAAGAAAATACGACATCGTTGCATCTTTGCCAACTTTTAGCAGTAGGAGCATTTGTTGCTGGTTTATGGATAGAACCGTCAATGAACCCGATCTTGTTTTTTGCTGATAAGGCAATTAACATTGACCTTCTCCAACCACCATAACCAGAACCTGAAAAGACATTGGCGACAAGTTTACCACCAGGTGTTTCAGACTGATGAATGAAATGTGGATCATTCACATCAATGTTGTTATTAGTTTCTGCCATTTTTGTGATTTTCTTGATTGAGAAagaatgaaaattagagtaaaagaactaaaacaaaaaaaaatgtaagCGGAAGCGTGAAACTAAAGAAACTAAGAAGAAACAGGATCAGAAGGatcctgctctgataccatgaagAAATTCATGAATCTTCATGATTGTAGCTTGATGAATTCACAAATGAAAAGTATAAATTGTAAGGAAAGTGTTAGAGAGAAAacgagagagagaaagagaatgaGATTGCTATGATTGTATTGATGATTAGAATTGAAAACCTTAATTACAAATTGTGAAATACAAAGAGTATATATGGTTAAAGTTAGACCGACATAGAGTCTAACTAACTCTCAACAAACTATTGACTATGGTTAAGTAACTAACTACCGTGAGTTCGTTAACTATAAACTCTTATATTCTTACATGCTCTAACAACCTTCCAAGACGACTTATTAACAATCCTCGATACTATATACCACATTGCATCAGTTTCCCGTCTCATTGTAACATCAGTAATCAACCAATAACACGATATTGCGTTGTTTAATGAGCCGAAATCGCGTTCTAACGTCTTTAATATATACATTGGAAATAAAACTATCGCATCATCTTTTAAAATCAACCTTATTAAGGTTGTTATGTCAAATGTACGGCACCACCTTAATCAGTGTATAAAAACACCAATTAGTTAAATAATCGGAAAAAATTGACCCCATAATAAATTAAGAAGCAAAAAAATTCCGACTTGGCCCATTTGTGTGGCGTACATAAACTAGCATTGGTCAATTCATATAAATTACAAGAATTAGTCTTGGTCACAGGACTCATAGCTGATGTCACTTTCACGGATAAAGTGTACGTAATATCAATATGGTCTAATTGGTAATTAACTAagtattattaaatttaaaacaATAAAGATCCAATAAAATCCAAATTCATTAATATCCATAtaccaaattcttatttaagatgagtgtattcgtctttattctaagaCGGTTCACATAGTATATAAGACCAAAGCAtaatatataagagaaaataataaaTTTGTCTTATATATTGAACTATTGAAGTATGATGATATTTGATCTGTTATAAAATTAAGACGAATACCTTTGTCATAAAGGAGACTAAGTGTATGACTTAAGAGTTCATGTACATGTTCATTTATAGTTTAAAATCACAATCATGCTCTCTTACCTATTATTTTGGGTTGGTGAAATCGGAAAATAACATGGATTTATTATTTGTATATTTGAGACGAATATTGGAAAATTGGAATATACATACAATACAGCCGCCATTTTAGTTAAAAATCACAATTCCGATAGATAATCCCTTAGAATCTTGACGCCATGATTTCTTTCAATTATAACACCAATTCGGAACCAATCTTTTCAACATGAATATTGTATTGTTGTCAGAATCCAgtgattttattttttaattaacttAATTAAAGACGGTCTCTTAAAAAAGCTAGTATTTTCTTAAACGTCAATATTATAAGAGTCTAACAATTTAAACAAAAAAGTTAGCTGTATCTCGACATTTTTTTCGTTTAATTTAATAACTGTATTTAGAAGCCTTTTGTTTGAAAATAGGAGCGACCGTTGTGTTGCTCAAAAAACATGATATAAACATGATATAATTTAATAACTGTATTTAGAAGCCTTTTGTTTAAACAGCTAACTTTTTTGTTTAAATTGTTAGACTCTTATAATATTGATGTTTAAGAAAATATTAGCTTTTCTAAGGGGCCGTctttgattaagttaattaaaaaataaaatcacTGGATTCTGACAAAAATACAATATTCATGTTGAAAAGATTGGTTCCGAATCGGCGTTATAATTGAAAGAAATCATGGCTTCAAGATTCTAAGGGATTATCTATCGGAATTGCGATTTTTAATTAAAATCGCGGCTATATTGTATGTATATTCCAATTTTCCATTATTCGTctcaaatataaaaataataaatccATGTTATTTTCCGAATTCACCAACCCGAAATACATGATAGGTAAGAGAGCATGATTGTGATTTTTAACTATAAATGAACATGTACATGAACTCTTAAGGCATACACTTAGTCTCCTTTATGACAAAAGTATTCGTCTTAACTTTATAACAGATGAAATATCATCATACTTAAatatataagacaaatatattattttctcttatatatccTGCTTTTGTCTTATATACTATGTGAACCGTCTTAAAATTAAGACAAATACACTCATCTTAAATAATAATTTGGTATATGGATATTGATGAAATTGGATTTTATTGGATCTTTATTGTTTTAAATTTAATACTTAGTTAATTACCAATTAGACCATATTGATATTACGTACACTTTACACGAATGGGCCAAGTCGAAATTTTTTCTCTTTTcaattcattatggggttaatTTTTTCCGATTATTTAACTAATTGGTGTTTTTATGCATTGATCAAGGTGGTGGCATACATTTGATGACATAACAACCTTAATTAGGCTGATTTTAAAAGATGATGCGATAGTTTTATTTCCAATGTATTAAAGACGTTAGAATGCGATTTTGGCTCATTAAACAACGTTATATCGTGTTATTGGTTGATTACCGATGTTAAAATGAGACGGGAAACTGATGATATGTGGTATTTAGTATCGAGGATTGTTAATAAATCGTCTTGGAAGGTTGTGTAGAGCATTCTAGTCAGAAGTAATTTGAGAATGTAACGTTTAGTATCGAAAGAGTTTTTTGCATGATCCTTTTAGTTCATAGTTAGAGATTTTAAGGTGagtaaaaaccataaaaattgaacctGTAATAATAAATAAAGTGGCACAAAAATAATACGCAAAACAAGAGTATTTTAATTGAAAGATTGAAggttaaaatttccgtaactctctTGTTTCCATCTTTAAGGGATTTATGGTTTTGAAAGAGTTGCGAGGGTCTTATCGACTTAATCTCGTAGAAAGATGATGTGGtcttttttaattatttcattctacctacaatttggtagtagAAAGACGAAGTCATTTGACTTAATCCATTTGCTctccctaaccctaaaatcaataGTTATATTTACAGTTGTAGCTGGCTTAGAGGGCAATATAAAGATTTTTAAAATATCTAAGATAGTATCACAATGATTATTAATAATTATTACTAAATATCCTAGATgtcatataataaataaatacaaaaatatataaatttttgGTGTCTACAATGCCCCCTCGAGACTGGTTGTAGAGACTTGATGTCGGTTGCAACTTTGTCTCGAAACTTGCTACTAAACTTGACGTTTGGAGAATGGAGATGAAGAGCGACAATTGTCCCACTAAGCGTGCCAATTGTTGATATATTCTTGGTTTAATTTCTTGAAGAATATAAACCAAGTCCAAGTAATGCCTTGGATGCACATCTCCACTACTGAA from Silene latifolia isolate original U9 population chromosome 3, ASM4854445v1, whole genome shotgun sequence harbors:
- the LOC141649912 gene encoding uncharacterized protein LOC141649912, with the protein product MAETNNNIDVNDPHFIHQSETPGGKLVANVFSGSGYGGWRRSMLIALSAKNKIGFIDGSIHKPATNAPTAKSWQRCNDVVFSWILSSVSPTIADSIIFNNTAKDAWDELQERFGQSNGAQLYSVQK